Proteins co-encoded in one Capsicum annuum cultivar UCD-10X-F1 chromosome 9, UCD10Xv1.1, whole genome shotgun sequence genomic window:
- the LOC124887128 gene encoding uncharacterized protein LOC124887128, which translates to MIRHLNKNYIDPIKVEIHYQHAYYFHIYEEPYGRIWYDNIKRLLEAGEYPECATGKQKRTLIRITNNFFLNREILYRRTSDVGLLRCIDATRLLEEVHTRTCGPHMNGFILVKKILRAGYFWMTIERDVSDK; encoded by the coding sequence ATGATTCGGCatctaaataaaaattacattgatCCCATCAAGGTGGAGATACACTATCAACATGCATACTACTTCCATATATATGAAGAACCATATGGAAGGATATGGTATGACAATATTAAAAGATTGCTCGAAGCAGGGGAATATCCGGAGTGCGCAACTGGCAAGCAGAAGAGGACTTTAATAAGGATAACCAATAACTTCTTTCTCAATAGGGAAATCCTGTATAGGAGGACCTCGGACGTGGGATTGCTACGATGTATTGACGCCACGAGACTGCTGGAGGAGGTACACACAAGAACTTGCGGCCCCCATATGAATGGTTTTATTCTTGTGAAGAAAATTTTGAGAGCTGGATACTTTTGGATGACCATTGAGAGGGATGTATCTGATAAGTGA